The Rhodocytophaga rosea genome has a segment encoding these proteins:
- the fabF gene encoding beta-ketoacyl-ACP synthase II produces MNFRRVVVTGLGALTPIGNNVHDYWHSLSAGVSGAAPITKFNAEKFRTKFACEVKNFDIFNHIDRKEARKMDPFTQYALVVSEEALQDSKLDLTKIDLDRAGVIWGSGIGGLKTFQEEVVGFAKGDGTPRFNPFFIPKMIADLSSGFVSIKYGFRGPNFVTVSACASATNAVVDALNYIRIGRIDVAIAGGSEAAVTEAGIGGFNAMKALSERNNDPSTASRPFDKDRDGFVLGEGAGALILEEYEHAKARGAHIYAELIGGGMSSDAYHITAPHPEGLGALNVMRDALRDSSIKPEDIDYINVHGTSTPLGDISETSAIQKVFGEHAYKLNISSTKSMTGHLLGAAGAIEAIASILAIKHQLVPPTINHFTDDEAFDPKLNFTFNKAQSRKINVVLSNTFGFGGHNFSIVFRKMQE; encoded by the coding sequence ATGAATTTTAGGAGAGTAGTAGTAACAGGATTAGGCGCCCTTACCCCGATAGGAAATAATGTACATGACTATTGGCATTCATTGTCTGCCGGGGTAAGTGGGGCAGCTCCCATTACGAAGTTTAATGCAGAGAAATTTAGAACTAAATTTGCCTGCGAAGTAAAGAATTTCGATATTTTTAATCATATAGACCGTAAAGAGGCCCGCAAAATGGACCCCTTTACCCAGTATGCCCTTGTCGTATCTGAAGAAGCATTACAAGATTCAAAATTAGATCTTACCAAAATAGATCTCGACAGAGCCGGCGTGATATGGGGATCAGGAATTGGCGGGCTCAAAACCTTTCAGGAGGAAGTAGTAGGCTTTGCCAAAGGAGATGGAACCCCCCGTTTCAATCCTTTCTTTATTCCCAAAATGATCGCCGATTTAAGCTCTGGCTTTGTGTCGATTAAATACGGGTTTCGCGGACCCAATTTTGTTACTGTATCTGCCTGCGCCTCAGCTACCAATGCGGTAGTAGATGCCTTAAATTATATCCGTATCGGCCGTATTGATGTAGCCATTGCCGGCGGTTCCGAAGCCGCTGTAACGGAAGCAGGTATTGGTGGCTTTAATGCCATGAAAGCCTTATCTGAGCGCAATAATGACCCTTCCACTGCGTCCCGCCCATTTGATAAAGACCGGGATGGGTTTGTATTAGGCGAGGGAGCAGGTGCGTTAATTCTGGAAGAATATGAACATGCCAAAGCCCGGGGTGCCCATATATATGCAGAGCTTATTGGCGGAGGAATGTCGTCAGATGCGTATCATATTACTGCGCCGCACCCGGAAGGCTTAGGCGCATTAAATGTAATGCGGGATGCGCTACGCGACTCCAGTATTAAGCCAGAAGATATTGATTATATCAATGTACATGGTACGTCTACTCCGTTAGGCGATATCAGCGAGACTTCTGCCATTCAAAAAGTATTTGGAGAACACGCCTACAAACTCAATATAAGCTCTACTAAATCAATGACTGGCCATTTGCTGGGTGCAGCCGGAGCTATAGAAGCCATTGCCTCTATTCTTGCCATAAAACACCAGCTGGTTCCGCCTACCATTAATCATTTTACCGATGATGAAGCCTTTGACCCAAAGCTCAACTTTACTTTTAATAAGGCGCAATCCCGGAAAATTAATGTGGTGTTAAGTAATACCTTTGGTTTTGGCGGACATAATTTCTCTATTGTTTTCAGAAAAATGCAGGAATAA
- a CDS encoding acyl carrier protein: protein MSEIAQKVKSIIIDKLGVEESEVTNEASFTNDLGADSLDTVELIMEFEKEFNISIPDDQAENIATVGQAISYLEENVK, encoded by the coding sequence ATGTCAGAAATAGCACAAAAAGTTAAAAGTATCATTATTGATAAATTAGGCGTTGAAGAGTCTGAGGTAACCAATGAAGCAAGCTTTACAAATGATTTAGGTGCCGATTCATTAGATACTGTCGAACTTATTATGGAGTTTGAAAAAGAATTCAACATTTCTATCCCTGATGACCAGGCCGAAAACATTGCTACCGTAGGCCAAGCGATTTCTTACCTGGAAGAAAACGTGAAATAA
- the pyk gene encoding pyruvate kinase, producing MKIHFNKTKVLATVGPACNKKEQLLELIHAGVDVFRLNFSHGSHEEHAKVIEYVRELNKEHKLNIGLLQDLQGPKIRTREVENNGVMLEKGKKLVLTPEKLVGNAERISTTYIEMADDVKVGDMILVDDGKIELKVTEVKGSDVITEVVYGGILKSKKGINLPNTKVSIPALTEKDREDLIFGLEQNLDWIALSFVRTAEEVLELKDIIKQKGRTAKVVSKIEKPEAITNIDAIIAASDALMVARGDLGVEVPMEQVPMIQKMIVQKCNQLAKPVIIATQMLESMITNPRPTRAEINDIANSVIDGADTLMLSAESASGMYPVLAVKSMTETIRQVEESAEIYYKNHAYVMKLRDENFNNNNVVVSACRLARDTGAKAIVGMTSSGYTAFRISSHRPKSNIFVFTSNQSLLNQLSLLWGVRAIYYDKSNSTDETFQDITRILKENHQINVGDVLVHTVSMPIGKKQRTNTIKLSVVE from the coding sequence ATGAAAATTCATTTCAATAAGACAAAAGTGCTCGCTACTGTAGGGCCTGCTTGTAACAAAAAAGAGCAGTTACTGGAGTTGATACATGCAGGCGTAGATGTATTCAGGCTCAATTTTTCGCATGGCAGCCATGAAGAACATGCCAAAGTGATTGAATATGTACGTGAGTTGAATAAAGAACATAAGCTAAATATCGGCTTACTTCAGGATTTGCAAGGGCCGAAAATCCGTACCAGGGAAGTAGAGAATAATGGGGTGATGCTCGAAAAAGGCAAAAAACTGGTACTGACGCCAGAAAAATTAGTAGGAAATGCTGAGCGTATCAGCACAACCTATATTGAAATGGCGGATGATGTAAAGGTAGGCGACATGATTCTGGTGGATGATGGCAAGATAGAGTTGAAAGTAACAGAAGTGAAAGGCAGCGATGTTATTACGGAAGTTGTATATGGAGGCATTTTAAAATCTAAAAAAGGTATTAATCTGCCCAATACCAAGGTATCTATTCCGGCACTTACCGAAAAAGACCGGGAAGATCTCATATTTGGACTCGAACAAAACCTGGACTGGATAGCTTTATCCTTTGTGAGAACGGCTGAAGAAGTACTGGAATTAAAAGATATTATCAAGCAAAAAGGAAGAACGGCAAAGGTAGTTTCTAAAATAGAAAAGCCCGAAGCCATTACCAATATTGATGCTATTATTGCCGCCTCTGATGCCCTGATGGTAGCCCGTGGAGACCTGGGTGTGGAAGTTCCGATGGAACAAGTGCCGATGATTCAGAAAATGATTGTTCAGAAATGCAATCAACTGGCAAAGCCGGTAATTATTGCCACTCAGATGCTGGAAAGCATGATTACCAATCCCCGTCCGACCAGGGCAGAGATAAACGATATTGCTAATTCTGTAATTGATGGTGCAGATACGCTGATGCTGAGTGCAGAATCGGCTTCAGGCATGTATCCGGTTCTGGCCGTAAAAAGCATGACAGAAACCATCCGTCAGGTAGAAGAATCGGCTGAGATTTATTATAAGAACCATGCCTATGTAATGAAATTACGGGATGAGAACTTTAACAATAATAATGTAGTGGTAAGTGCCTGCCGTCTGGCCAGAGATACTGGTGCCAAAGCCATAGTAGGCATGACAAGTTCGGGATATACCGCTTTCCGGATTTCCAGCCACCGACCTAAGTCCAATATATTTGTGTTTACCAGCAATCAATCACTGTTGAATCAATTGAGTTTACTTTGGGGCGTACGGGCTATCTATTATGATAAGTCTAATTCCACTGATGAAACTTTCCAAGACATTACCAGAATCCTGAAAGAAAATCATCAGATCAATGTTGGGGATGTTCTTGTTCACACGGTAAGTATGCCTATCGGCAAAAAACAACGCACCAATACTATTAAGCTGAGTGTAGTTGAGTAA
- a CDS encoding DUF5606 family protein, translating into MELKEVATISGKGGLFKVVKPTRTGVILESLDAQKSRVVAGTQHRVSLLKEISIYTTGKESSVPLEEVLMSIHEKYGKDIPANAKSSTNELADFIESVVPNYDTERVYTSDIKKLVNWYSILAAHAPELFEKKEGEKAEEAATEEPAETKKS; encoded by the coding sequence ATGGAATTAAAAGAAGTAGCCACCATTTCAGGAAAAGGCGGATTATTTAAAGTTGTGAAACCAACACGTACCGGTGTGATTTTGGAGTCGCTGGATGCGCAAAAAAGCAGGGTAGTCGCTGGAACCCAACACCGTGTATCTTTGCTGAAAGAGATATCTATTTACACCACCGGTAAGGAATCATCCGTTCCGCTGGAAGAAGTACTGATGTCGATTCATGAAAAGTATGGAAAAGATATCCCGGCCAACGCCAAATCTTCTACCAATGAACTGGCTGATTTTATTGAAAGTGTGGTACCTAACTACGATACAGAAAGGGTATATACTTCTGATATTAAAAAATTAGTAAACTGGTATTCTATTCTGGCTGCTCATGCGCCTGAACTGTTTGAAAAGAAAGAAGGTGAAAAGGCAGAGGAAGCGGCTACTGAAGAACCAGCAGAAACAAAAAAATCCTGA
- a CDS encoding energy transducer TonB: protein MRNKFLIVICICVLAGFASFAQSAGNGKVVPVAEHYPGGKEALLADIQKNMIYPPMAKRNRIHGECVVAFTLEENGKMVNHKLIKNIGAGCGDEAMRIVRALKFNAPGYRVDATVPVRFDLPK from the coding sequence ATGAGAAACAAATTTTTGATCGTAATCTGCATCTGTGTACTAGCTGGCTTTGCTTCATTCGCCCAGAGCGCTGGTAATGGAAAAGTGGTTCCAGTAGCTGAGCATTACCCCGGTGGAAAAGAAGCTTTACTGGCTGATATTCAAAAAAATATGATATATCCACCAATGGCCAAACGCAACCGGATACATGGAGAGTGTGTAGTAGCTTTCACCCTGGAAGAAAATGGTAAAATGGTTAACCATAAATTAATTAAAAATATAGGTGCCGGCTGTGGTGACGAAGCTATGCGTATTGTGCGTGCTCTGAAGTTTAACGCACCAGGTTACAGGGTAGATGCTACTGTGCCAGTGCGTTTTGATTTGCCTAAATAA
- the yihA gene encoding ribosome biogenesis GTP-binding protein YihA/YsxC, producing MKIEQATFVISNTDYKKCPQPDKPEYAFIGRSNVGKSSLINMLTGKSTLAKTSQKPGKTQLINHFLINDSWYLVDLPGYGWAQASKADKEKWTQMTRTYLRHRENLLCVFVLIDSRHEAQNVDLEFMQWLGESQIPFAIIFTKADKQSKTRTVQNVEAIQTKMLEFWEELPVSFTTSAVSNEGKEEILSYISSLNETYTKV from the coding sequence ATGAAAATAGAACAAGCCACATTTGTTATCAGCAATACCGATTATAAAAAATGTCCACAGCCGGATAAGCCGGAATATGCATTTATAGGCCGTTCGAATGTGGGAAAATCGTCGCTTATTAATATGCTGACTGGGAAGTCTACGCTGGCAAAAACATCCCAGAAACCCGGGAAAACCCAGCTTATTAATCATTTTTTAATCAATGATTCCTGGTATCTGGTAGATTTACCAGGATATGGATGGGCTCAGGCTAGTAAAGCGGATAAAGAAAAATGGACCCAGATGACCAGAACATATTTACGGCATCGTGAAAATCTGCTTTGTGTATTTGTATTAATCGATTCCAGGCATGAAGCACAGAATGTGGATCTCGAATTTATGCAGTGGCTGGGCGAATCTCAGATTCCATTTGCCATTATATTCACAAAAGCCGATAAACAATCCAAAACAAGAACCGTTCAGAACGTAGAAGCTATTCAAACAAAAATGCTGGAATTCTGGGAGGAATTGCCTGTTTCTTTTACCACTTCTGCTGTATCCAACGAGGGAAAAGAAGAAATTTTATCCTATATCAGTTCGCTTAATGAGACATATACAAAAGTGTAG
- a CDS encoding OmpA family protein, which produces MKKAIYCIFFLCLLVNGHLFAQSVKRIFKEADGYFESAEYETALDLYLQGLKLDPENAQANFKAGMCYLQSIHEDRAIPYLLKAYKKMPDVSPDIQFYLAEAYQYNHQFAEAKQAYEQYKSTYTGKDAAVATRLSRRIFECENGIKYIKQPVKAQIDNIGPIVNTKFAEYAPVISADESVLVFTSRREGSTGNFVSLDDNQYYEDIYIANKVNGTWTAPKNIQEINTEKHDACIALSADGKQLFIYKDSKGGDIYVSNFDAGENIWSKPQSLGDNVNTKYQEPSVSMTADGNTIYFSSNRPGGTGGLDIYMSRKDEKGKWGEAVNISGPVNTPYDEDAPFIHPDGQTLYFSSRGHAGMGNYDIYRSTLDAGGKWSEPENLGYPINTSGDDTYFVLSADNQHGYYASAKEGGVGEKDIYIISMPKREALATTTKTTIQPAKPALKTLQVGPTAKADIKSAITILKGTVIDAFSKAPLEADIVLVNNENAETVSEQRSDTSGFYKTTMPSGKNYGFSVQKEGYLFHSENYDIPASEGYQEITLNVELKKVSVGSRIILRNIFFDFDKATLKKESTAELEKLLEIMNEVPTLKIEISGHTDNKGSADYNKKLSERRAKSVVDYLLAKGISPDRLRYAGYGMDRPLVSNDEEEGRQLNRRTEFEIIGN; this is translated from the coding sequence ATGAAAAAGGCTATATACTGTATTTTTTTCCTTTGCCTGCTTGTCAACGGACATTTGTTTGCCCAGTCTGTGAAGCGGATTTTTAAGGAAGCGGATGGTTATTTTGAGAGTGCCGAATACGAAACTGCCCTGGATTTATACTTGCAAGGTTTAAAGCTCGATCCTGAAAATGCACAAGCCAACTTCAAAGCAGGGATGTGTTATCTACAATCCATTCACGAAGACAGGGCCATTCCATATTTGCTCAAAGCTTATAAAAAAATGCCTGATGTTTCTCCAGATATACAATTCTATTTAGCAGAAGCGTATCAATACAATCATCAGTTTGCAGAAGCAAAACAGGCGTATGAACAGTATAAATCAACTTATACCGGAAAAGATGCCGCGGTAGCAACCAGGCTAAGCCGCCGTATTTTTGAATGTGAAAATGGAATCAAATACATCAAACAGCCAGTAAAAGCCCAGATTGATAATATTGGTCCTATTGTTAACACCAAATTTGCCGAATATGCTCCGGTTATTTCTGCCGACGAATCGGTTCTGGTATTCACCTCCCGCCGGGAAGGCTCTACGGGCAACTTTGTTTCTCTGGATGACAACCAGTATTATGAAGACATTTATATAGCGAACAAAGTCAACGGCACCTGGACGGCTCCTAAAAATATCCAGGAAATCAATACCGAAAAACACGATGCCTGTATCGCTTTATCGGCCGATGGGAAACAGCTTTTTATCTATAAAGACAGCAAGGGCGGCGATATTTATGTATCTAATTTCGATGCAGGGGAAAATATATGGTCTAAGCCGCAAAGTTTAGGCGACAATGTAAATACCAAATACCAGGAACCCTCCGTATCCATGACTGCCGATGGAAATACTATCTATTTCTCTAGTAACCGTCCTGGTGGAACTGGTGGACTAGATATTTATATGAGCCGGAAAGATGAAAAAGGAAAGTGGGGAGAAGCCGTAAACATTAGTGGCCCGGTAAATACACCTTACGATGAAGATGCCCCTTTTATTCATCCGGATGGTCAAACGCTATATTTCAGTTCGCGCGGACATGCCGGCATGGGTAATTATGATATTTATCGGTCTACTTTGGATGCAGGCGGCAAATGGTCGGAACCAGAAAATTTAGGGTATCCGATTAATACTTCCGGCGACGATACCTATTTTGTACTATCTGCCGACAATCAACATGGTTATTATGCTTCAGCTAAAGAAGGAGGCGTTGGTGAAAAGGATATTTATATTATTTCTATGCCAAAAAGGGAAGCCTTGGCTACTACAACCAAAACTACCATTCAGCCAGCAAAACCTGCGCTGAAAACCCTTCAGGTGGGGCCTACAGCTAAAGCTGATATCAAAAGTGCGATTACAATTCTGAAAGGTACGGTGATTGATGCCTTTTCGAAAGCACCTTTAGAAGCAGATATTGTGCTTGTGAATAATGAAAATGCTGAAACAGTATCTGAACAACGGTCAGATACGAGCGGCTTTTATAAAACGACGATGCCTTCCGGAAAAAATTATGGATTTTCTGTACAAAAAGAAGGGTATTTATTTCATTCTGAAAACTATGACATCCCAGCCAGTGAAGGTTACCAGGAAATCACCCTGAATGTGGAACTGAAAAAAGTAAGTGTAGGCTCCCGCATCATTCTACGAAATATCTTTTTCGATTTTGATAAAGCTACCTTGAAAAAAGAATCTACGGCTGAGCTTGAAAAACTGCTGGAAATCATGAATGAAGTACCTACCCTGAAAATAGAAATCTCAGGCCATACCGATAATAAAGGTAGTGCAGACTATAACAAAAAGCTTTCTGAACGCAGAGCTAAATCGGTAGTAGATTACTTACTGGCAAAAGGAATTAGTCCAGACAGGCTCCGGTATGCTGGGTATGGCATGGACCGTCCACTGGTTTCTAATGATGAAGAAGAAGGTAGGCAATTGAACCGGAGAACGGAATTTGAAATTATTGGAAATTAA